One Coregonus clupeaformis isolate EN_2021a chromosome 33, ASM2061545v1, whole genome shotgun sequence DNA window includes the following coding sequences:
- the LOC121548866 gene encoding protein enabled homolog isoform X8, which produces MPAPRVSRFQPQRKISRTQIILSSPTLPRQSPQVQNGPSPEDLEMQRRQLLELQRLKEVERDRLERERQERERLEREMQERERERERQDRERQERERERSERERERERERERAERDRLECERQEKEREQLERERELMEREKQERERMESETHQEQQLDREQMDWERGRRISNAAFESTLYTPPPPEYSSKTSSTSVSPTTPNYPPPTTSPSSATPPTPPLRHSASRFATSLGSAFHPVLPHYATVPRRQPVPPTPPAPAPATPTKSVVWSATNFSPLPPSPPVMISSPPGKATGPRPVIAIPAPSPLSQKHPSPSPNGPPMFPAPSPVTIGNSSNPTPPPPPTPPPPPPLPPLSLSSSCQQSPVVSHIAPLVSSPSSQPAIVPSPSTAPPASTDLSVNLSVLGDSCSAAPEASQPADPLAQQDTALTLVLPTPPPPPPLPPSSTVTHTAAAPPGPPPPPPLPPTPTSGGAPPPPGPPPPPGGQAHPPPPPAPPLPPGLFSPSEDRPLSGLAAALAGAKLRKVPRSDSGGDAAAALAVAMAGGLAGSAGAKPGGNGPLGGAPGGGGLMEEMSALLARRRRIAEKGSSPEPEQRADESGEGTTTPKVSACSTPDMPRKPWERTNTLNGSKSPVIGRRDSLWRNPMGSDIVNRPKSTPTPTGSLSANGVPTEGLDYDRLKQDILDEMRKELSKLKEELIDAIREELGKSSTA; this is translated from the exons GCAGCTGCTGGAGCTGCAGCGGCTGAAGGAGGTGGAGCGTGATCGACTGGAGCGGGAGCGCCAGGAGAGGGAACGGCTGGAGCGTGAGATGCAGGAGAGGGAGCGCGAACGGGAACGCCAAGACCGGGAGCGCCAGGAGCGAGAACGGGAGCGCtccgagagggagagggagagggagagggagagggagcgcgCTGAACGGGATCGCCTGGAGTGCGAGCgtcaggagaaggagagagagcagctggagagagagagggagctgatggagagagaaaagcaggagagggagaggatggagagcgAGACTCACCAGGAGCAGCAGTTGGACAGAGAGCAGAtggactgggagagagggagacgcaTCTCCAACGCCG CATTTGAAAGTACCCTCTACACCCCTCCGCCTCCAGAGTACTCCTCCAAGACCTCCTCTACGTCTGTGTCTCCTACCACCCCCAACTACCCTCCGCCcaccacgtcaccctcctctgcaACACCCCCCACCCCGCCTCTACGACACTCTGCCTCCCGATTCGCCACCTCTCTAGGCTCCGCCTTCCACCCGGTCCTGCCCCACTACGCCACAGTCCCCAGGCGACAGCCTGTCCCACCCACGCCCCCCGCCCCAGCCCCGGCAAcccccaccaagtcagtggtgtggtcAGCAACCAACTTCagccccctgcctccctcacccCCCGTCATGATCAGCAGCCCGCCGGGCAAGGCCACCGGCCCTCGCCCCGTCATCGCCATCCCGGCCCCCAGCCCCCTGTCACAGaaacacccctctccctcccccaatgGGCCCCCCATGTTCCCTGCTCCTTCACCTGTCACCATCGGTAACAGCAGCAACCCCACCCCGCCTCCCCCTCCCACCCCGCCTCCCCCTCCACCgctgccccctctctccctgtcgtcATCCTGCCAGCAGTCGCCCGTCGTCTCCCACATCGCTCCCCTTGTGTCCTCTCCCTCATCCCAGCCTGCTATTGTCCCTTCTCCTTCCACAGCTCCCCCTGCATCTACTGACCTCTCTGTAAACCTCTCTGTGCTGGGAGACTCCTGCTCCGCGGCTCCAGAGGCCTCTCAGCCTGCAGACCCTCTGGCCCAGCAGG ACACAGCATTGACTCTGGTGCtgcccacccctcctccccctccccccctccctcccagctCCACTGTGACCCACACGGCTGCTGCCCCACCaggccctcctccccctccccccttacCCCCCACTCCTACCAGTGGCGGGGCCCCTCCCCCACCCGGACCTCCACCTCCCCCCGGTGGCCAGgcccaccctccccctcccccagcccCTCCCCTGCCACCCGGCCTCTTCTCCCCGTCGGAGGACCGCCCCCTGTCCGGGCTGGCTGCTGCCCTCGCTGGAGCCAAACTGCGTAAAGTGCCAAGG agtgatagtggtggtgatgcGGCAGCTGCTCTGGCTGTAGCCATGGCTGGTGGCTTGGCTGGCTCTGCAGGGGCCAAACCTGGAGGGAACGGTCCTCTGGGAGGAGCACCTGGAGGAGGGGGGCTGATGGAGGAGATGAGCGCCCTGCTGGCCAGAAG GAGAAGAATTGCAGAGAAGGGATCATCGCCTGAGCCAGAGCAGCGAGCT GATGAGAGCGGCGAGGGCACCACAACTCCCAAAGTGTCAGCCTGTAGCACACCAG ACATGCCCAGAAAACCTTGGGAGAGGACTAACACTCTGAATGGTAGCAAATCCCCGGTCATTGGAAG acgGGACTCACTGTGGAGAAATCCGATGGGTTCTGATATCGTAAACAG ACCGAAGTCCACACCCACACCGACTGGATCCCTAAGTGCCAACGGGGTGCCAACAGAAGGTCTCGACTACGACAGATTGAAACAG GACATTCTGGATGAGATGAGGAAGGAGTTGTCGAAGCTGAAAGAGGAACTTATTGATG CCATCAGGGAGGAGCTGGGAAAGTCGAGCACGGCGTAG